In uncultured Cohaesibacter sp., a genomic segment contains:
- a CDS encoding FAD-dependent oxidoreductase, with protein sequence MFGLSIARACLGQGMSVLLIDKQEIGQGASYGLLGALLPHMSERWNEKKEFQFNALKELSEVKNLLEEETGLSIGYDRCGRVVPLGTENLKERHEVRSKEAEILWHGSETGYYHRVFEKDDMGGWLNADLCSFGYAFDNFSARANPRAYCEAAKASVIKRGGKLIENAEVVATQDLGEGAEVTLASGEKISAGVVVLAAGYKSFPMIEQLTGMEELGSGVKGQALIAKVGQKAGLPVLYDRTVYVVPHDDGVCAIGSTTEEEWDDEHSTDARCDEIWAKALNLCPMLEGAEIMQRWAGIRPKATKRDPMIGFLPGSKSIFAATGGFKIGFGLAHALAQVSMERIANLQPTLKLPASFETSSHLNGKAWGQR encoded by the coding sequence GTGTTTGGTCTTTCCATTGCCAGAGCCTGTCTGGGGCAAGGTATGAGCGTTTTGCTCATCGACAAGCAAGAGATCGGGCAGGGTGCCAGCTATGGTCTTTTAGGGGCGCTTCTGCCGCATATGTCGGAAAGATGGAATGAGAAAAAAGAATTTCAATTCAATGCTTTGAAAGAGCTTTCTGAAGTTAAGAATCTACTTGAGGAAGAGACGGGTTTGTCGATTGGATATGACCGCTGCGGGCGCGTTGTACCGCTCGGTACAGAAAATCTCAAAGAGCGTCATGAAGTGCGCTCCAAGGAAGCGGAAATTCTCTGGCATGGTAGCGAGACCGGCTATTATCACAGGGTCTTCGAGAAAGATGATATGGGCGGCTGGTTGAATGCCGATCTCTGCAGCTTCGGTTATGCATTTGACAATTTTTCCGCAAGGGCCAATCCGAGGGCCTATTGTGAGGCGGCTAAGGCGTCGGTCATCAAACGTGGAGGCAAGCTGATCGAGAATGCCGAGGTCGTTGCGACACAAGATCTTGGCGAAGGCGCCGAGGTGACGTTGGCGAGCGGCGAAAAGATTTCTGCCGGTGTGGTCGTGCTGGCTGCCGGATACAAGAGCTTTCCGATGATCGAGCAGTTGACTGGCATGGAAGAGCTGGGATCTGGCGTGAAAGGTCAGGCACTGATTGCCAAGGTGGGCCAGAAAGCCGGACTGCCAGTGCTTTATGATCGCACGGTCTATGTGGTGCCGCATGACGATGGTGTGTGCGCTATCGGCAGCACGACTGAAGAAGAGTGGGACGACGAACACAGCACGGATGCGCGTTGCGATGAAATATGGGCCAAGGCACTCAATCTTTGCCCGATGCTGGAGGGTGCCGAGATCATGCAGCGATGGGCCGGTATTCGTCCCAAGGCGACCAAGCGCGATCCGATGATTGGTTTTCTGCCGGGCTCGAAAAGTATCTTCGCAGCCACCGGAGGGTTCAAGATCGGCTTCGGACTGGCTCACGCATTGGCGCAGGTTTCAATGGAGCGGATCGCCAATTTGCAGCCGACATTGAAACTGCCGGCTTCCTTTGAGACATCCAGCCATCTGAATGGCAAGGCCTGGGGGCAGCGATAG
- the mnmD gene encoding tRNA (5-methylaminomethyl-2-thiouridine)(34)-methyltransferase MnmD, translated as MEKAPELVWLDNLTPKSTRFDDTYYTRDNGLEETRYVFIDGNRLPQRWLQGEQTAIGELGFGTGLNFLATWQSWLDHQPEANNTSAHPLASPTLTFISFEKYPLDKQDLAKALSPWPELKNLSERLLELWQPASDGWQEFHFGAVTLQLYIGDAIDGIKTIPLPVDAWFLDGFNPKTNPDLWSEPLMQALHQASSPHATLASYTAAGWVRRNLQSAGFSIAKRKGFGHKRDMITGTR; from the coding sequence ATGGAGAAGGCTCCCGAACTTGTCTGGCTGGACAATTTGACCCCAAAATCCACACGCTTCGACGACACCTATTACACGCGGGACAATGGGCTGGAAGAAACCCGCTATGTCTTCATTGATGGCAATCGCTTGCCTCAGCGCTGGCTACAGGGTGAGCAAACCGCAATCGGAGAACTGGGTTTCGGCACCGGCCTCAATTTTCTGGCGACCTGGCAGAGCTGGCTCGATCACCAACCGGAAGCGAACAACACAAGTGCGCATCCTCTCGCCAGCCCCACGCTCACATTCATCTCTTTTGAGAAATACCCATTGGACAAGCAGGATCTCGCCAAGGCTCTTTCTCCATGGCCGGAACTGAAGAACCTTTCAGAAAGACTGCTTGAGCTATGGCAGCCTGCATCGGACGGCTGGCAAGAGTTTCATTTCGGAGCCGTTACGTTACAGCTCTATATCGGCGATGCGATTGACGGCATCAAGACCATTCCTTTGCCTGTCGACGCATGGTTCCTTGATGGCTTCAATCCCAAAACCAACCCAGATCTCTGGTCTGAACCGCTGATGCAAGCCCTTCATCAGGCCTCAAGCCCCCATGCCACATTGGCCAGCTACACCGCCGCAGGATGGGTACGTCGCAATCTGCAATCAGCAGGTTTCTCCATTGCCAAGCGCAAAGGCTTTGGGCATAAACGGGACATGATCACCGGCACAAGGTGA
- the mazG gene encoding nucleoside triphosphate pyrophosphohydrolase, translating to MTLQPSRDIATLLEIMTRLRDKETGCPWDIEQDFASIIPYTIEEAYEVQDAIERNDLYDMRDELGDLLLQVVFHAQMAREMDDHPASFDFGDVVMAVTKKMLRRHPHVFGDKEARTKGMVRQAWEAIKSEEKAERAKEREALGLVEKDKTFLDSVPRGMPAMKAAVKLQKQASKVGFDWNDPLLVLDKIAEEVEEVRAELIDHELDEKAIRNEIGDLLFAVANLARHLNVDPDEALAYTNQKFRDRFGHIESELTERGESLEQATLDQMEELWQEAKNERD from the coding sequence ATGACCCTTCAACCTTCTCGCGACATCGCAACACTCCTTGAAATCATGACCCGCCTTCGCGACAAGGAGACCGGTTGCCCATGGGACATTGAGCAGGATTTTGCCTCGATCATTCCCTACACCATCGAGGAAGCCTATGAAGTGCAGGATGCCATCGAGCGGAATGATCTCTATGACATGCGGGACGAATTGGGCGACCTTCTTCTTCAGGTGGTTTTTCATGCCCAGATGGCAAGAGAGATGGACGATCATCCTGCCAGCTTCGACTTTGGCGACGTTGTCATGGCAGTGACCAAGAAAATGCTACGCAGGCACCCTCATGTCTTTGGCGACAAGGAAGCCCGCACAAAAGGCATGGTGCGTCAGGCATGGGAAGCCATCAAATCGGAGGAAAAAGCCGAACGCGCAAAAGAAAGAGAAGCGCTTGGGCTCGTTGAAAAGGACAAGACCTTTCTGGATTCCGTCCCCCGCGGCATGCCCGCAATGAAGGCCGCCGTCAAACTGCAAAAGCAAGCCAGCAAGGTCGGCTTTGACTGGAATGATCCGCTTCTCGTGCTCGACAAGATTGCTGAAGAAGTCGAGGAAGTCCGCGCCGAACTCATAGACCATGAGCTGGATGAAAAGGCAATTCGCAACGAAATCGGCGACCTGCTCTTTGCGGTAGCCAATCTGGCCCGTCATCTCAATGTCGATCCGGACGAGGCTCTGGCCTATACCAACCAGAAATTCCGTGATCGCTTCGGTCATATTGAAAGCGAACTCACGGAGCGCGGCGAAAGCCTCGAACAGGCTACGCTCGATCAAATGGAAGAACTCTGGCAGGAAGCCAAGAACGAACGCGATTGA
- the hflX gene encoding GTPase HflX, which produces MIERGAVATRALVLVPILSQHLQNKAATDGRVIRRTDEARLEEAAGLAAAIELDVVDVLRVPLNAIRPSTLIGKGKLEDIWEIIDREKVDLIIIDHPLSPIQQRNLEKEWDSKVLDRTGLILEIFGRRAQTKEGRLQVELAHLNYQKGRLVRSWTHLERQRGGIGFMGGPGETQIEADRRALQEKINRLEKDLEQVRRTRGLHRSNRQKVPHPIVALVGYTNAGKSTLFNKLTGAGIFAKDLLFATLDPTLRTMVLPHGRPVILSDTVGFISDLPTHLIAAFRATLEEVLEADVILHVRDIVHEDTNAQAEDVANVLHDLGIEIDEDPRVIEVWNKIDLLPEEERQTVLERAATQQPSLATGQLQPVAVSAVSGQGTDLLLAEIEEKIAEGDNVLTLHLGFSDGEGLAWLYRHCDVLDRTDGEEGIELHVRAQDKLQAELRNRFDVD; this is translated from the coding sequence ATGATTGAGCGCGGGGCTGTGGCTACGCGTGCGCTCGTTCTCGTTCCAATTCTTTCCCAGCATTTGCAGAATAAGGCCGCTACGGATGGCCGTGTCATCCGGCGCACCGATGAAGCGCGGCTTGAAGAAGCCGCCGGTCTTGCTGCGGCCATTGAGCTGGATGTGGTTGATGTTTTGCGCGTTCCGCTGAACGCCATTCGGCCTTCAACCCTGATCGGCAAGGGCAAGCTGGAAGATATCTGGGAGATCATCGACCGGGAAAAGGTCGATCTGATCATTATCGATCATCCGCTTTCACCGATCCAGCAGCGCAATCTGGAGAAGGAATGGGATAGCAAGGTTCTTGACAGAACCGGGCTCATTCTCGAGATTTTCGGACGCCGCGCGCAGACCAAGGAAGGTCGTCTGCAGGTTGAGCTGGCGCATCTGAACTATCAGAAGGGCCGGCTGGTGCGCAGCTGGACGCATCTGGAAAGGCAGCGCGGTGGTATCGGCTTCATGGGTGGCCCCGGTGAAACCCAGATCGAAGCTGACCGCAGAGCGCTTCAGGAAAAGATCAACCGGCTCGAGAAGGATCTCGAACAGGTACGGCGCACGCGCGGCCTGCATCGCTCCAACCGGCAGAAGGTTCCCCATCCCATCGTTGCGCTCGTAGGCTATACCAACGCGGGCAAATCAACCCTGTTCAACAAGTTGACCGGAGCCGGGATCTTCGCAAAGGATCTTTTGTTTGCGACCCTTGATCCGACATTGAGAACGATGGTGCTGCCGCATGGACGTCCGGTTATCCTGTCGGATACGGTGGGCTTCATTTCCGATCTGCCAACCCATCTGATCGCTGCTTTCCGGGCGACGCTTGAGGAAGTGCTGGAAGCGGATGTGATCTTGCATGTGCGTGATATCGTGCATGAGGATACCAATGCCCAGGCGGAAGATGTGGCCAATGTGCTGCATGATCTCGGTATCGAGATCGACGAAGACCCTCGGGTGATCGAGGTCTGGAACAAGATTGACCTGCTGCCCGAGGAGGAAAGGCAGACGGTGCTTGAACGCGCGGCCACGCAGCAGCCTTCGCTTGCCACGGGTCAGCTGCAGCCAGTCGCTGTTTCTGCCGTTTCAGGGCAGGGGACGGACCTGCTTCTTGCCGAGATCGAGGAAAAGATCGCCGAGGGTGATAATGTCCTGACCTTGCATCTCGGTTTCTCCGATGGGGAGGGGCTGGCCTGGCTCTATCGCCATTGTGACGTTCTGGACAGAACCGACGGGGAAGAAGGTATCGAGCTGCATGTGCGCGCGCAGGACAAGCTTCAGGCGGAATTGCGCAACCGCTTTGATGTAGACTAA
- the hfq gene encoding RNA chaperone Hfq produces the protein MAERAQNLQDTFLNHVRKTKTPLTIFLVNGVKLQGVVTWFDNFCVLLRRDGHSQLVYKHAISTIMPNGPLTLFEGGETGEKAEG, from the coding sequence ATGGCAGAACGAGCCCAGAACCTCCAAGATACCTTTCTCAATCATGTCAGAAAAACAAAGACCCCTTTGACCATTTTTCTGGTCAATGGCGTTAAGTTGCAGGGTGTTGTCACCTGGTTTGACAATTTCTGCGTGCTTCTGCGTCGTGATGGTCACTCGCAGCTGGTTTACAAGCATGCAATCTCGACCATCATGCCAAACGGTCCTTTGACACTGTTTGAAGGTGGCGAAACTGGCGAAAAGGCTGAAGGCTGA
- a CDS encoding potassium transporter TrkG: MTAILYYLSILLGALGGLMLPTALVALSSGDTGLAEGFLLTSGLTGFLSGGVYFALRGQEKEMVNQQTFLLCVLAWLVLPVAGAFPFVLSGQMDRVDAFFEAASGISTTGATILSTLENVPKAIIFWRAILQWFGGFLTLLSFLLVLAPSGVGVIRDTYSKFKEQSLGEEIGWTFNVLRQIGTAYGLVTLTLAILLVLVGIPAFDATCLAFSTISTGGFMPVDGSIGEHYNNHRAELIIAMGMVAGSSSIVWHRMAVRNKLRFLVEHRESYILFILMLIAGLFYSITLFQLAGGASVLAPGAALRQGFFAAVSLISTTGFELRHADVTVFPGLLVISIAMVGATSFSTSGGLKIYRMVALFMQLISEVSRLVHPNKIRKGWIGQTKPTIQFMVGVWTSLLLSIILIAVVTGMVTINTGYLEAGLIATISSFANIGPLYSTSWVPTADWPSYFEMEPIVKYALAGTMLIGRVEIVVLLGALNFKFWYR; this comes from the coding sequence ATGACCGCTATTCTCTATTATCTATCCATTTTGCTGGGGGCACTCGGGGGGCTTATGCTGCCCACCGCGCTGGTTGCGCTCAGCTCTGGTGATACGGGGTTGGCGGAAGGATTTCTATTGACGTCCGGTCTGACCGGTTTTCTCTCCGGCGGGGTTTATTTTGCCTTGCGCGGGCAGGAAAAGGAGATGGTCAATCAGCAAACCTTTCTGCTGTGCGTGCTGGCATGGCTGGTCTTGCCAGTCGCAGGAGCCTTTCCCTTCGTGCTTTCTGGGCAGATGGATCGGGTCGATGCCTTTTTCGAAGCGGCTTCCGGGATCAGTACAACAGGGGCCACGATCCTTTCGACGTTGGAGAATGTGCCCAAGGCGATCATTTTCTGGCGGGCGATCCTGCAATGGTTTGGCGGTTTTCTGACGCTGTTGAGTTTTCTTCTGGTGTTGGCACCCAGTGGTGTTGGCGTTATTCGCGACACTTACAGCAAGTTCAAGGAGCAGAGTCTGGGTGAGGAAATCGGTTGGACTTTCAACGTTCTGCGCCAGATCGGAACAGCCTACGGGCTGGTCACGCTGACCCTTGCCATTCTGCTGGTGCTGGTTGGCATTCCTGCCTTTGATGCCACATGCCTTGCCTTCTCGACCATTTCGACCGGCGGCTTCATGCCCGTGGATGGTTCGATCGGCGAGCATTACAACAATCATCGGGCCGAGCTGATCATCGCGATGGGGATGGTTGCCGGCTCCTCCAGCATCGTCTGGCACCGCATGGCGGTGCGCAACAAATTGCGTTTCCTTGTTGAGCATAGAGAGAGCTACATACTCTTCATTCTGATGCTGATTGCGGGGTTATTCTATTCCATTACGCTGTTTCAACTGGCCGGTGGGGCCAGCGTGCTTGCGCCGGGGGCGGCGTTGCGGCAGGGATTTTTTGCCGCTGTTTCGCTGATTTCAACGACTGGTTTCGAGTTGCGCCATGCCGATGTGACGGTCTTTCCCGGTCTGCTGGTCATCTCCATCGCGATGGTCGGGGCGACGTCCTTTTCCACTTCTGGCGGATTGAAGATCTATCGCATGGTGGCTCTGTTCATGCAGCTCATCAGCGAGGTGAGCCGTCTGGTTCATCCCAACAAGATTCGCAAGGGCTGGATTGGCCAGACCAAGCCGACCATCCAGTTCATGGTTGGCGTCTGGACGTCGCTGTTGCTGTCGATCATTCTGATCGCGGTGGTGACGGGAATGGTCACCATCAATACCGGCTATCTGGAAGCCGGGCTTATTGCCACCATTTCCAGCTTTGCCAATATCGGGCCTCTTTACAGCACCAGCTGGGTGCCGACGGCTGACTGGCCGAGCTATTTCGAAATGGAACCGATCGTGAAATATGCGCTCGCAGGCACGATGTTGATCGGTCGAGTCGAGATCGTTGTGTTGCTTGGTGCATTAAATTTCAAATTTTGGTACAGATAG
- the trkA gene encoding Trk system potassium transporter TrkA produces MKVVICGAGQVGYGIAKHLSSEQNDVTVIDSSPQLVAAIRDTLDVRGYVGHGAHPDILARAGAKEADMIIAVTLYDEVNMVACQVAHSIFNVPTKVARVRAQSYLEKHYADLFSREHLPIDVIISPEVEVGEMVLSRMAMPGAEDTVRFADGEVLMIAISCEEECPVVDTPLRQLTELFPDLKAVVVGIRRDGQLYVPHAEDHLQAGDLAYVVVAREQVWRTLSIFGHDEDQANKVVIAGGGNIGRYVALAIEERRKRTRAKVIELDRDRAIKIANDFDDTIVLQGSALDQDILKEADVREADTMIALTNNDQVNILSCAMAKRLGCARTMALLNDSHYSDLVHDLGIDSNVNPRSVTISKILQHVRRGRIRGVHAVEDGAAEGIEAEALETSPLVGRPLRSVEFPEGVRVGAIFRRNAVLMPDGNTTIQAGDRVILFALADRVKQVELLFRVSFEFF; encoded by the coding sequence ATGAAAGTGGTGATTTGTGGCGCAGGGCAGGTGGGCTATGGCATCGCCAAACATCTGTCATCCGAACAGAATGATGTTACCGTCATTGACAGTTCTCCGCAGCTGGTGGCCGCCATTCGCGATACGCTTGATGTTCGGGGCTATGTGGGGCATGGCGCCCATCCCGATATTCTGGCGCGGGCTGGCGCCAAGGAAGCCGACATGATCATCGCGGTGACGCTGTATGATGAGGTCAATATGGTGGCCTGTCAGGTTGCCCATTCCATTTTCAATGTCCCCACCAAGGTCGCGCGCGTTCGCGCCCAGTCCTATCTTGAAAAGCATTATGCCGATCTTTTCTCGCGTGAGCATTTGCCCATCGATGTGATCATTTCTCCTGAAGTGGAAGTCGGTGAAATGGTGTTGTCACGCATGGCGATGCCCGGGGCGGAAGATACGGTGCGCTTTGCTGATGGCGAAGTGCTGATGATTGCGATCTCCTGTGAGGAAGAATGCCCGGTGGTTGATACGCCGCTGCGCCAGTTGACCGAGCTGTTTCCTGATCTCAAAGCGGTGGTTGTCGGTATCCGGCGCGATGGCCAGCTCTATGTGCCTCATGCCGAGGATCACCTGCAGGCCGGGGATCTGGCCTATGTGGTGGTGGCTCGCGAACAGGTCTGGCGTACATTGAGCATTTTCGGTCATGATGAAGATCAGGCCAACAAGGTTGTCATTGCCGGTGGTGGCAATATCGGGCGCTATGTTGCTCTGGCGATCGAGGAGCGCCGAAAGCGCACGAGGGCAAAGGTTATCGAGCTTGATCGTGATCGCGCCATCAAAATCGCCAATGATTTCGACGATACGATCGTATTGCAGGGCAGCGCGCTTGATCAGGATATCCTGAAGGAAGCCGATGTTCGCGAAGCTGATACGATGATTGCCCTGACCAACAATGATCAGGTGAATATTCTCAGTTGTGCCATGGCCAAGCGCCTTGGCTGCGCGCGCACCATGGCACTGCTCAACGACTCCCACTATTCCGATCTGGTGCATGATCTGGGGATCGATTCCAACGTCAATCCGCGTTCTGTTACCATTTCCAAGATTTTGCAGCATGTGCGCCGAGGGCGCATTCGCGGCGTTCATGCGGTTGAAGATGGGGCGGCCGAGGGGATCGAGGCGGAAGCGCTGGAAACGTCGCCGTTGGTTGGGCGGCCCTTGCGGAGTGTCGAGTTTCCCGAAGGGGTTCGTGTCGGCGCGATTTTCCGGCGCAATGCGGTTTTGATGCCAGATGGCAACACCACCATTCAGGCGGGTGACCGGGTCATTCTCTTCGCTCTTGCCGATCGCGTGAAACAGGTGGAATTGCTGTTCCGCGTCAGCTTTGAATTTTTCTGA